The sequence cctttttttcctaaaatttttcctaaaattcatttttcccTAAGTCACATTGCGACAGTATCATCGTTTCAGCAATAGTGAACCTGAAATTGGCGttgtaggaaaagaaataaaaaatatctgaaatgtaatcaaatttcagctgtttgaaagagtttataattacattttatgcTCAGCCTATTTTAGTgataaagattttaataaattttaaaacattcagaataTGTTGATTAATTTTAATGAGCTGAAGTTTATGTTTTTGTAGTGAGCCAGGGAAAGCATCTTTAATTTTCAAGCTTAGTTCAGATTTTGAAGATACCACTGCAATGTGCTGCGCCAAGTATCTCTACAGGGGAACAAGCTCTGCTATTTGTGCGTTTTCCAGTTGtcagctcttttttctttcttaactgaAAGTCTGATCGTTTTGGCTTTAATAGCTGATGCTAGGGACCTGTAACTCTTTTTTGAATACTGCTTTCAAAATGGAGAAGCTGgctaggaaatgaaaaaaaaacttccacccttaatttataaattaaaaagagattGAGTAGGTCTAAAAAAGTTTTTAAGGGCTGGAGGACTTACAGCCAGTCTTTCGCAGATACTTAGTAACTTTCCAGTCCAGGTAAGCCGGCTGTCCTAAGTGCCTAGACAGGTTAGGCCCCAAATTTCCTTTAATCTCAGTGGAAGGAGATCATTCCCACTGAATTTTTACCTGCATTTTTAGGCATCCAAGAGCCTTGTAAAATCAGCTCCTTGGTTCCGAGAAGTAGTTTGTTCATATAATGAGTAAATTTGTTGCCTCTCTTGTTAAATAAACCAATTAAATGCTTTGATAAGATGTACATGCTTTGATAAATacacaaaagaagaaagtaagCAACACTCTTAAGGTCGCAGTTCTTGCAAAGTTAAAATGCTCTTTAATGCGTTTCAGTTGAATTCAGATTGTCTAGCAAATAGATGAGTTTCTTACCATCTTCTAATGTAAgtgaaacacaaacaaaaatgagcATTTGATTTGTATAGTCAGCAACATGGTTATATTCTTATAATAAACATTTGTAGATGTAGTGGATCCTCGTGGTTGGGACAGAAAAGTACCAAATACAGAGGTAACAAGTGGCAATCGGCATGTTTTAATCTTTACACTAATAAATAGGAATGAACCCTGCCTtaggaaaataactgaaaattacaAATGCAATGCAGGGTTAAAACTGGTatatttaaacaaagttttaCTGGCTGCTGATGTCAATCATGATTTAAATCAAGCCACCTGCTTTGCATggcatttttcttcttaagaacTAGTTCTGAGAGGAATGTACTTTTAGTAAAACCCATTGGTTGTAGGCTCAAAGATGAGATACAAACACATGACGTTATCGTTCTCTTTGGATAGGTAGAGCAGGATCACTGCTCACTTTGCTCCCCAGTCCCCGAAGTGAAGGAGAGAGCATCATCTAATTTAGTCAGAGAGAGGTACAGAGTCTAACATCTCAGATGGGTATTTGGGGAGACCACAAAGAGAAGAGGAACGCGGCCACTGAATTGCAGTAGAATAAAAAAGGAAGGTCTGTTACACAACAAAGCTTGATTTCTCAGCGACTTCATTTTCCAGAACTCTTGGTATTGTTTTTGTTCTTGAAGTGCTAAATATTCTCAAAGCCATGTGAAGTCAGTAGGAGCTGTGGAGGCTCAGCAACTCTGAAAGCCGGGCCCCATTTTATGGATGTCATTGGCATTTCTATCCTTCCATTACTGCAAATCCAGTATTTTACATTCCTAGTGTTTCTTAACATCTGGGTGGATTCTGTAGAGAATAACTCGTTGCTAGCATCAAATTGCACATTTGTTTACTGGTCAGTTAAACAAACAATCAAAGTTTATAAATACTTTTGGCTgtcttcttgttctgcctctgaTGCATAAAACTTAGAGGTCCTTTTAATCTGGAGTAGGATTCTTGATCCTTTGTAGTTCATTGGCATTTTCAAATATGCTTATCTTCCTATTCTGCCCGCCCATTGGTTCTGATCATTAGGTTTATGTCAACTGCAACGTTGCGCTCCGCATTCTTGCAGCTGGCCTCCTGCAGACTTACCGGTCTAGAAGGCGTCAGAGGTTTGGAGCTGCAGAGCTTTGTAAGCCTTTTGTTTGACTTCCTCAACCTAAAGCTAGCTGTTTgtctgctgacttttttttttgggggggggtggtggtgggggaagttgtgttttggggtggggggtggctgCTTATCCTAGTAGCAGGTTAAAATCTTCTGGAGTCTCTGTGCTGCAACTTACTAATGTACTGTTAAAATATCATGCTTTCGTGGCCTGGAGTGTATGGTTAAAAAATACATGTCACTGAAAATTGATTGAGCACCTTGATTCTTCATCAGAACCTGAAATGGTCAAAGAAACTAATAATGGTGTGACATCGTAAAAGGTCTCTGGAACATTGGTCCACTCATCTGTGTCTTTGTGCTGAATATAGGAATCTCTGGGATTACTTTATGTGTATGTGTTGTAATACGTGGTTTATGTTTTAACGGCTCCCACTAGTGCTCTGTatgtgcagttaaaaaaaattgtatgtacTATGCATCAGCTACTATATTCACTGAAATTCACTACAGGACTTTAGCTGTTCGcaagttggtttggttttcccaGAAACGaaagagaaagaatttattttttcctgtattgacTATGCCTCTGTCCTTTTAGTCTCACAGACTCCtgaactccttttttttcctaaatttcatttAGCGGCAAGATTTAGTCCCTGTTGGAGCGATCAAAAGATAACTTAAAACATCTTTTCCAGGATCTTAACTCGCCAAGATGCCCATCCATGTTGATGATGTGATGCAACTGTTCTGCCGTCTCTCTCAGGCGAAGGGGATGAAAGTTGCTGTGAAACACTCTGGTCGAGGAGCACTGCTGGCGGGTGCAACAGCACTTATTGGGGGTCTGATGGGAGGTCCACCTGGAATCGCTGTAGGTAAGTGTGTTTTGCTTTAGGAACAAGAAGTGGTTAACTGCCTAGTGAAGAAACTAGGAAGTCTGTGTAGTTGGTATGGATTGAAAGAAAGGGGCGTGCAGCGCTGAGATTTCATGTAAGTGGGCTTTAACAAGATACCATTTTATATGCTGGCTTTTTAGAAACGAGGTGTGCATCAGGAAGGCATGTGTAGTGTTTACTTCTAGGGTGGTAGTGACCTTGCTGACTTTGACTCCTGTGCGGCAAACGGGAAGCCATCCAGAGGTCTGAGCTGAGATGGCGGTGCCTTTGGAAGCCTTTGAACAAGCTGTTAACAAATCGTTTCCTTTTGGTGGGTAGAGCCCTGGTTGCCATCTGCTGAGGTACACCAGTGTCTGCGGTGTGGGATGAAACAGAGAGCAAACTAACAGGCTCTGAGCTTGTTAGTGCgggctctgctccagcactgcggctgggggagggaagaggagaggggtGAGGCAGGGGCGAAGGAACACAAGAGGCAATGGTAGCAGTCGGGTGGGATGTTGGTACCTGGtggcacagaagaaagaaaatcggGGTGTAAAGCGAGGGTGAATAAGTATTCTTAGTCAGCCTTAGCAAGGGACAGGATCATCTTTATAATGatcttattaaaaattatgtttatttctgtattttaaaagtacctGCTATCCACTTCTTGGTGAACTTGCTTTTTCCTCTGGAATTAGTTATTCCCTGTCACTTcgctttttttccttgtatggAAAATTACAGGAAGGCCAGAGTCTAATAGTAAAGAGTTGTCTCTCCTCTGTATCTCTTGAATTAAGAGTTGTCTAGTTTGAAAGCTGCCTTGTCACTGAAGTCATGAGGGCCTTGGTCCTTgaatgcttctttctcctgcaaGCAGTTCCAGCAATTTCACGGGCTTACTGGTATTGGAGTTAATTGCAGTATGCCTGCGTGAGGGTTAGCAAGGTTGAGTtacaaaaaataagcaaagaatatGTGAGGCGTGataacagaaaatgcagaatgaaGCTGTGTATTTACTCCTGTTACAAGTACAGAGCTTAATTAATAgccaaaaataatattttgacaaACATATGACTGAAGTTATCAGGAACAAAGAAGTGAAGTTAAGGTTTTGTAAGAAATTTGTGAGCCGTAAATCAGAAGTAAAAATTTAAGTGGCCTCAATCTTCAGTGAGATGATGAGAAACATTGAAGTTATTCTTGGAtgtgttttctcattttgtttaagTGTTTGTTTAAGCTTTTATAATGTCTCCCAGTCAAGCTTGGTGTTCTTCAGCCACTGATGAAGGCACTGGAACAAGTTTACCTATTACTGTATACCAAAAGTATACAATAATAAGTATAATAAGTATctataataagaataataagtACTAAGTATACCAAAAGCCGTGTCCCGATTACAGTGCAAATAAATCAGAAGACCCTCTCATTTAACTTCAAAAATTGCAAAAGTAAATGACCCTGGGTCTTTAGTGGGTTTTAGGACGGTTACAGGGACATTTGCAATCAAGTGCACTTTCATTTACACAAACAGCCTGGATAGGTGTGGGACCGGATAGCAGGGATTGTCCTTATTGCTGCCTTGCACCAAGAATTAGAGGATGAATTACCTTCCATCTGCagtgctcactggagaaactTGCAGTGTATCGTGCTTTCTAAGGACTACTTGTTCTGAGAAGAATGGATTGTGGATGTGTTgcttgggggggggaaatgggaTCATGTAACAAATCTTGTCTCAATAAACTAGGAACTTGGACATCAATAATTCTAGTGGCTTTTGCATTAAGTGCCCCTAAATCAGATATTGATGTTCTCATAAAAGTTCTTGAAGATGAATTCAGCCATCATAGGCTTTCAAGTATTTCTGTGGTATCATGGGAAAATTTGCCAACTGAGTAAAATGTGCAAATTAAGGAATTTTTATCTAATGAAAAACTGCATGCCTGTGAGTGCATAAATGACTTTTTAGGAGCAGTCGCTGGGGTGGGAATTTTGGAAGCAGAGTCATTTCTGACGCCACTGCATTGTGAGGGTTCTCCTTCCTTCCACCAGGATGTCTGTGTGTCTGGGCAGTGGTGTCAGTCCTGTGAATTTCTGTCAGAGCGTGCTGTGTTGCAAGTTAGACTGGTAGctctttgaaagagaaaaaccGTAGGAGTGTAGCACTGGTTTCTCAGCAGCAGCCACAATGATGTCAGCTGTAGAGGATCCCTCTGCTGTTATCTTGATGACCTGGAACCATGCTAATTACCAGAGCATTTCTTGGCCAGCTGGGGTGGGCGGTGTGGGTGGGATGTTGATTTGGTAGATGAAAGCATGAATGTGTCCAACCCCACGAAGCTGATGGGTTTGGTTTCTGAGCACCTTCTGAGGGGTGGACTTCAGAAGCAGAAGGCTTGGATCGTTCTGGGAATCTCTAGTAAGAGATTATGTGTTAATGGCACTGATGAGGCAATTGTTGGTCAGATGTTTTCCTTGGGCATGGTTTTATTTAGTAGTAGAGCTTATGCTAAAGAGGCCAGTGCCCTAAGGAGtgttattttgtttctgatttctaGTTCGAAGCTATAGCTTTGATTGCTGTGGatgtaaaaagctttaaaaatcctTCTTGGTGCTTTGAACATAGTGTATAAACCTAGTTAAAGTAGACACATATGCAACTCTGCATTGATTTCTAATAAAGGTGGGAACGTTGTTGATGAAGGCTGCTGATAGAATTTCAGGTTTTAACATTAGCTGGTAAAGAGTaacatctctctttcttttctaggAGGAGCATTCGGTGGATTGCTTGGTGCCTGGATGACTGCTGGACAGTTCAGGCCGGTCCCTCAGATTTTATTGGAATTGCCtcctgctgagcagcagaaacTTTATAACGAAGCCATTGTTATTCTCAGGCGCTTAGACTGGACTGATATTGTTCAGCTGACTGCTGTTGTAATGGGAAATGCTAGTCTCCAGGAGAAGTTGGTATCAGTGCTGGTAAATTACCTCTCCAAAGAGCTAAGAGCAGAGATACAGTATGGAGAATAAACCTTTCCAGGCTTTTTACACTGTACTGAATTTTACTCTGACAATTGTGATTCTTCAACGTAGCAATTATTAGTTATTGGTCCTAATTATGAATGTAGGCAGATCTAAGtattgttttggggttgggttttttgtttgtttattttgttttgtaaggaTAGTATTAGATAACTTGCATTATCCTGACACTGACTTGCTATGTAATTTTGAATTACTCTGCACTAGGACTAAATTCAAAATCACTGGAGGGAATTATGCTTCTCTTACACTAATGTATCACTAGTTAAAATTTTCAGAGTCATTGTGTTTTATTTAGGAGATTTAATCCTGTTTGTGTAAgtgctttaattttcttctgtgaatgaCATGTAGATGCCAAAGTAGTTAGGGCACTTTGAAGAATTTTACCTACTGTCTGTTTCAGTCCTGCAAAAGAAAGTTACAAGAAAGTACGTTATTCTACTGTGAACTCAAAGATCTCAATCCTTACTTTATTCTTTGtcacatttttattgtaattctTGAGTGAGTTATTCCTTTCTGTAAGAAGTGAAGCCAATGCCTAAACAAGATTTAAAGCAACAGGTAAACAAACTGTGCACAATTAGTAGTTCTTGGTGTCCTAGAATGGGAAGGCATGGCAAgaataggctttaaaaaaaaattaaaaatgggtgGCTGAATCTGCCCGTTTTGTACTATCCCTAGTATTAGGGTTGTCATTTCAGCATTGGTTTCTTGACTGAATCTGAACAGCTGGtcctctgttttcattaaaatattcacaAGAAGCATCATAGTGGCCTGTGTTTTGCCTTAAAGTAAATGAACTCTTTAAGAATCAAGAACTGAAATTTGAGGAAGAAGGTAGCCCTGTACTGGTCAGCCAGCAGTTGGCagcggtggtggtggtgtgggatGACGTGCTGGCTGCAGTTAACACTGTAAGCCCCAAATGCAATGTTGCTGAATATCCCAGCAACAGTTGTTCACCATTTGTTTCAAGGCACTTGTAAGACAAGTTTGTAAGTAGAAAAATGTGCGGGTGTGCCTTCTTTGTATGCAAAAACAAGTGAAACTGCtctgataatttcatttttcccctaaaataaagatttatctCTGTGTGTCCAGTGAGGTTTCTAGAAGTTGAGTTTTAAATGGTGAAGCTTTAAACTCGGAAATTGCTGTTGTATACGTTTGATTAATTTACTTCTGCAGGTACAATTTGCCATTAATGAATTCAGTGTACTTTCCTGCCTGGAGTGCACGGCAGTGATTGTTCTTCTCAtcatttgaaaacactttttcagtgACGTGAAAGACAGACGGAAGTGAATGATAAGTGGGCACTCCTTACCCTGTCATAGTTTCATAAAGCCAAGCCTGAAATCAGTGTTTGTTCTGTTTCATTGACAGATTACACACACTGCAACTGGCTTTTTAAGACTTTACACGCTCTGtatatccattttaaaatactatttttatgaAGGCAGTTacttttatttgcaattttctgACTATTTCACAAATTAAATTCACTCCTTCCAAAATAACACACTGCTAACAGCAGCAGATGATTGAATGGTACAGTAGGATGGAGCCTGCCATCTTATAATCAGCTGTTTGAACCCAGACATGAAAGAACTCGACATCTGATTGTAAAGCAGACCATAGGAAAGATGTTGGTTTCAATTAATTTATAATAGTACCCAGCATTTAAACAGATCATTAGCGGATTTCAGAGTGGTTTCAGACATCTATCATGACTCCCATTTTACAGGTATTCATAAATTGGAGCCCAAACGTAGATAGTGAATTGATTTTTATCACTCATATCAGTGTCATAGTTTAAGCTCCATTCATGGCTATGTGAGTCCTAGTCCTGGACTCTATGTTGCTCTGTTTCTTAGGAtattctttcaaatgctttttattaTACACTTAGAAATGATAAACTGGTTTTAATTATGATCTTTCAGCCTTCACTGTCGTATGAAGGGGGCTTGTGTCATAGAAGTTTGGTCCaagtggtgaatggagttcaatccagttggcggccggtcacgagcggtgttccccagggctcagtactggggccagtcttgtttaatatctttattgatgatctggatgaggggattgagtgcaccctcagtaagtttgcagacgacaccaagttgggcgggagtgttgatctgctcgagggtaggaaggctctgcagagggacctggacaggctggatcgatgggcccaggccagctgtatgaggttcaacaaggacaagtgccgggtcctgcactt comes from Aptenodytes patagonicus chromosome 11, bAptPat1.pri.cur, whole genome shotgun sequence and encodes:
- the C11H19orf12 gene encoding protein C19orf12 homolog; this translates as MPIHVDDVMQLFCRLSQAKGMKVAVKHSGRGALLAGATALIGGLMGGPPGIAVGGAFGGLLGAWMTAGQFRPVPQILLELPPAEQQKLYNEAIVILRRLDWTDIVQLTAVVMGNASLQEKLVSVLVNYLSKELRAEIQYGE